The Hymenobacter swuensis DY53 genome includes the window GCAACTTATAGCCGGGGAACTGGCCCGCAGCCCGGACTTGCGTACGTATTTTGATGCCTGGGGTAATCGATGTTACCTGTTTTCAGCGGAGCTGGGCAAGAATTTTCGGGTGGCAGCGTTGCCGGAGCGTAAGGTGCAGCACTGGCGCTTCAACACGCCGGCCTTCCGCCGGATGGGTGGCCGCTACGTGTTGTCGGCGGTCCGGCTGGCCCGGCCGGAGCAAACCGGTCTGCGCCTGTTCGGCCAGTACGTTGCTCCCGGGGCCTACTGGCATTTATGGGTGTATGAGGTGAAGGGTTGAGCGGTGGTCCTAAGCAGAGCGAAAGGCCTTGCACCAGTTGAACGGAAGGCATAACCACGACCCGTTCCAGCGTAACAAGGTCTTTCGCTCTGCTCAGGATAACTAGTCAACCATCCACCCATTCAGCACTTCACCAATCTGACACTTCACCCATTCACCAATCCACCCATTTTATCCCTAGATTTGGTCTTTGGCGTGTATTCTGATGGCTAAAAATACCTACAAGCAACAACCCAGCGCGGCCCCAAGCCGCACCAACGAGCCGCGCCCGGCCACCGAGCCCCGCGCGACTCGCAACCAGCCGCGCTCGGCGGCCACGGAGCCCGTCCGCGAAACCCGTCGGAACGAGCCCCGCAACGCCAGTACCCCCAAAGTGCCTCGCAAACCGCTGAAACTGCCCGTCGTGAACTTCAACGGCTTATTCAGCTTTGTGCGTGACCGACGGTTTCAGCTGTTTCTGGGGTTTTTCTTCCTCATTGGCTCCATTTACCTCACCATTGCCTTCATTTCCTTCCTGTTCACGGGCCACGCCGACCAAAGCGTGACCGAGAGCGTGGACCGTACTCCGCTTAAGGATGCGGGGCAGGAAACCGGTAACTGGCTGGGCCTGATTGGCGCGATGCTGGCACAGCTGCTCATTCAGAAAGGTTTTGGTGTGGCGGCCTTCGCGGCCATTCCCATTGTTTTCTTCCTGGGCTACAAAATCGTCTTCCGTCGCGCCGGGGTTTCGTTCACCTATATCCTGGCTCTTTGTCTGTTTACCATGTTGTGGCTGAGCGTGTTGCTAGGCTATGTGGTACTTAGCATCCAGAGCCCGGACGCCGACCCCAGCCTGGCGCATAGCCTTGATTTTCTGTGCGGGGGAGTAGGGTACGAAACGGCCTTCTGGCTTGATAGCCTAATTGGCTGGGGTACGGTGCTGCTGCTGGCCTTCCTGCTGATTTCCTTTGTGGTGTTCTTTTTCAACGTTACCAGCCTCAACCTTAACCTGCGCCGCAGTGCTGGGGAGGAAGAAGACGAGCTGGATAGCACGTTGGCTACTCCGGCCGGCTATGGCAACACCGTGCGGGCCAAAGCGGAACAGGCTCCCTGGCAGGACGATGACAACGATGAGCTGGAGGCGCCGGAGCCGGACGACTCCCTGGGTATTACCCTGAAACGGGTCGGCCCGCTGGCTGCCCAGCAGGAACCTGTGGAGGAGCCTGCCTATGCAGAAGCCGTGCCGCCGCGCACAGGCCCCGTCGTTTCACCAGCATTCAGCGTGGCTGCCGAAACAGCGGCTACGGTGGCGTCCGGCGGGTTGGCTGCCGCCGTGCCTATGAGCGTGGTCCCGACCGTAGCCGCTGTGGCTGCTGCCGCCACGGCAGCCGCGCCAGCAGTACCGGTCGCTACCGGTCCCAGCTTCTCGTTTGAAATGCCCGCCGCTGAGCCGCCCCGCCCGGCCGCTCCGGCCGCCACGGCCAGCGTACCTACGCCGTTATCGTTGGCCGACTTGGTGGATGACGGCACGCCGCTGCCCGCCCCGGCGGTAGTTGTGCCGGTTGCTTCTCCGGTAGTGGCCGGGCTGTCATTTGAGGTAGAGGATTCTACGACTACTCCCGAGCTGGACCCCTCAGCTGGAGCCGATATGGCCGTTATTGCCGAGGAGGCGGAGGATGAGGAAGCCATGCCCACCGGCGAGTACGACCCTACGCTGGATTTGCCTCGCTACCAGTACCCAACCTTGGAACTGCTCAACGACTACGGGGTGGCCAAAGCCCAGGTATCCAAGGAGGAACTGGAGGCCAACAAGGACCGCATTGTGGAGACGCTGGGGCACTACGGCATCAACATTGCCAGCATCAAAGCCACTATCGGGCCCACCGTTACGCTCTACGAAATCGTGCCCGACGCCGGGGTGCGCATCAGCAAAATCAAGAGCCTAGAAGACGATATTGCCCTGAGTCTGGCGGCTCTCGGCATCCGCATTATCGCGCCTATTCCGGGCAAGGGTACCATTGGTATTGAGGTGCCGAACACCAAAAAGGAAATGGTGAGCATCCGTTCGGTGTTCAATACTGAGAAGTTCATCAGCACCGAAATGGACTTGCCCATTGCGTTCGGGCGCACCATCACCAACGAGGTGTTTGTGGTAGATCTGGCCAAGATGCCCCACCTGCTGATGGCCGGGGCCACCGGCCAGGGTAAATCGGTGGGCCTGAACGTGATTCTGGCGTCGCTCATTTATAAGCGTCACCCTAGCCAGCTCAAATTCGTACTCGTCGACCCCAAGAAGGTGGAACTGAGTATCTTCAACAAGATTGAGCGCCATTTCCTGGCCAAGCTGCCCGATACCGAGGAGCCCATCATCACCGACACTAAGAAGGTGGTGAACACGCTCAACTCGCTGTGCATGGAGATGGACCGGCGTTATGATTTGCTGAAGGACGCTGGCTGCCGCAACCTGAAGGAGTACAACCGCAAGTTTGTGGAGCGCCGCCTCAATCCCAAGAAGGGCCACCGCTATATGCCCTTCATTGTGCTGGTGATTGACGAGTTGGCCGACCTGATGATGACGGCCGGCAAGGAGGTGGAAACGCCTATTGCCCGCCTCGCTCAGTTGGCCCGCGCCATCGGCATCCACCTGATTGTAGCCACCCAGCGCCCCTCGGTAAACGTTATTACGGGTATCATCAAGGCTAACTTCCCCTGCCGGATTTCCTTCAAGGTGACCAGCAAAATCGACTCCCGCACCATTCTGGATGCCGGTGGCGCCGACCAGCTCATCGGGCAGGGCGACATGCTCATTTCTCAGGGTTCCGACATCATCCGGGTGCAGTGCGCTTTCATTGATACGCCCGAGGTAGACCGCCTCTGCGACTTCGTAGGCGAGCAGCAGGGCTACCCCGATGCCTACCACCTGCCCGAAGTGGTAGGGGAAAGCGGCAGCGGCAACGGCGACTTGGAAGACATGGACCCTTCCCAGCGCGACGCCATGTTTGAGGAAGCCGCCCGCGTTATCGTCACGCACCAGCAGGGCAGCACCTCCCTGCTCCAGCGCCGCCTGAAGCTGGGTTACAACCGCGCCGGCCGCCTCATTGACCAGTTAGAACACGCCGGCATCGTTGGGCCGTTCGAGGGCAGTAAGGCCCGGGAAGTTTTAATTCCCGACGAATACAGTTTGGAACAGTTGTTGAATAGCCTACCGAAATAACGTTGGGAAATAGAACTTGACCTGTAGAATTTGTTCTACTGTTTTCCGTTCAGGGTTAAACTTTATTCGAGTTCCACGTTCATAGTGCCAATCTTCCCGTACGTTCTCCAAACACCACCACTTTTTGCAATGAAGAAATACCTCGCCCTGCTCGCCCTTTCCGTGTCGCTGACCTCCGTCGCCACGGCCCAGCAGGACCCCAAGGCCGGCAAGATTCTGGACCAGATGAGTGCCAAATATCAGGCTATGAAGGCCTTTAAGGCGACCTTTACCCAGACCCTCGAAAACGACGCGGCCAAGGTAAAGGAGAACATAAGCGGTGATATCACGGTAAGTGGCCAGAGGTTTCGGTTGAAAATCAGTGGTCAGGAAGTCATCAACAACGGCCAGACCATGTGGACCTACATGAAGGCCGAAAATGAAGTAAACATCTCTGACTACGAGCCCGAAGACCAGGAAATTTCGCCTTCCCAGATTTATACCCTCTACAAAAAGGGTTATAAGTACGCCTACGTGCAGGAAGCCAAGGAAGGTGGTGAGATGGTGGACGTGATTGAACTCTCGCCGGAAGACCGCAACAACCCTGTGTATAAGGTTCGTTTGAAGGTGGGCAAGACAGATAAAGCGGTGAAAAGCTGGCAGATGTTCAAGAAGAACGGTAACCGCTACACCTACAAAATCAGCAAGTTCCAGCCCAACGTGCCGGTAGACGCCACTACCTTCAACTTCGACAAGACCAAGTACAAAGGCGTAAAGGTGATTGATCTGCGTTAAGCAACGCCTCTGCCAAGTTGGCTGGCCCGCTTCTACCTGATGGTGGAGGCGGGCCGGCTTGTTTTGGGGAGTAGGCTGGGTCAGTCAGCATGTGTCACCTTCAAAAGATGCGAGCCGCCAGGCAGCTCTTTCATGGCCCCGGTTGGCCGCCTCCCGAAACCAGAAACGGGCGTCGGCCGGGTTGGGCACTGTATCCCAGCCTTCCTCGGCCCACCGGCCCAGCAGATACATGGCATTGGCTTCATCATGCTCCGCTGCCTGCTCTAAGTAGTGGCGGGCTTGAGGGAAATCCTCTTCAATGGCATATTCTACGCCCAGTCCGGTAGCGGCTTTATAATCACCGACGGCTAACGCCCGACGGAACCAGCGCATAGCCAAGGCACTATTACGTCCGCCATTTATGCTGCGTTGGTAAAGACGCCCTAATTCCCGCATGGCGGTTGCGTTGCCAAGTCGGGCACTACGGCGAAACCACTTCCTAGCCTTCGCATAATCTGGCTCAACGCCATGCCCCCAGTAATAGTAAGTGCCTACCGCGTACATAGCTTCAGGGCAGCCCGCCCTGGCGGCTACGCTGTAGTACCGACGAGCCGTGTTTGGGTTCTTGGTCACGCCTATGCCATTGTCGTACAGAACGGCCAAGTTGAAACAGGCCAGTGGATGCTGCTCCGCTGCCGCCCGATGCAACCAGTGCGCAGCTACTTCCGCATCCGGCGGTACTCCCCATCCTTCATAGTACACCATGCCCAGCATACTGGCAGCACTGATGTTTCCCGCTTCGGCGGCAGTCAGTAACAATTCAGCGGCGCGGCTGGCGTAGCAGGTGCGGCGGTTATTAGCAAAACGAGCCCGGTAAAAATACATGATGGCCCGCTGGGCAATGGCGGGTAAAAAACGGTTATCGAAAGGAGTGCGGGGCAATAAAAAGCAGATTGAGCGTTGCGAAATCTATAGCAAGGTATAGGAGAAAAAGTATCTTTAACCGTCTGATTACCAAACTTACCTCGTGACCTGATTTGATTTTATCTACCGCTATGCAGGAAGATTTCCTTCACTATGTCTGGCAGCACCAGTATTTCGATAAAGCGGAACTACAAACGGAGGACGGACAGCCCATTACTGTGCTACGCCCCGGGCACCGCAACTCCGATGCCGGCCCCGACTTCCTGAACGCCCGCCTGCGCCTGGGCGAGGTGGAATGGAACGGGGCCGTGGAAATTCATCTGCGGGCCTCTGACTGGCACCGCCACCAACACCAGACCGACCCCAAGTACGACCAGGTAATTCTGCACGTGGTGTATACGGCCGATGCGTCGGTGCAGCGCACCAATGGCTCCATGATTCCGGCGCTGACCCTGGCTCCACGGTTGCCGGCCAGACTGTTGGCCGCCTACGAGCAGCTGCAGAACCAGCCGGTGGAACGATTGCTGCCTTGTGCCCCCCTACTACCCCAAGTATCGGAGCTGACGCGGACCATGATGCTGGGCCGGGTGCTGCTGGAGCGGGTGGACCAAAAGGCTGACCGCCTCACCGAGCTGCACACTCAACTTGCCCACGACTGGGAGGCCACGACCTGGCACGCGCTGGCCGCCGCCTTCGGCTTCCAGAAAAACACCGAGCCGATGAGCCGCTTGGCCAAAGCAGTTCCCTTGTCGCTGCTCCGCCGTCACCGCCACGATGCCCACCAGCTGACTGCCCTAGTGCTGGGGCAGGCTGGCTTTCTGGACGATGCGCTGCCGGACGACTACAGCCGGCAACTCCGCACCGAATACGAGTTCCTGCGCCATAAGTACAACCTGCATGGCACGGCGCTGGCTGCGCATGAGTGGAACTTCCTGCGGCTGCGGCCTGCCAACTTCCCCACGGTGCGCCTGATACAGCTACTGGCCCTGCTGCATGTCCGCCCCATGCTGTTTGATGC containing:
- a CDS encoding tetratricopeptide repeat protein, translating into MPRTPFDNRFLPAIAQRAIMYFYRARFANNRRTCYASRAAELLLTAAEAGNISAASMLGMVYYEGWGVPPDAEVAAHWLHRAAAEQHPLACFNLAVLYDNGIGVTKNPNTARRYYSVAARAGCPEAMYAVGTYYYWGHGVEPDYAKARKWFRRSARLGNATAMRELGRLYQRSINGGRNSALAMRWFRRALAVGDYKAATGLGVEYAIEEDFPQARHYLEQAAEHDEANAMYLLGRWAEEGWDTVPNPADARFWFREAANRGHERAAWRLASFEGDTC
- a CDS encoding DUF2851 family protein; this encodes MILSTAMQEDFLHYVWQHQYFDKAELQTEDGQPITVLRPGHRNSDAGPDFLNARLRLGEVEWNGAVEIHLRASDWHRHQHQTDPKYDQVILHVVYTADASVQRTNGSMIPALTLAPRLPARLLAAYEQLQNQPVERLLPCAPLLPQVSELTRTMMLGRVLLERVDQKADRLTELHTQLAHDWEATTWHALAAAFGFQKNTEPMSRLAKAVPLSLLRRHRHDAHQLTALVLGQAGFLDDALPDDYSRQLRTEYEFLRHKYNLHGTALAAHEWNFLRLRPANFPTVRLIQLLALLHVRPMLFDALLTAQSVRALEQFFGAPLPDYWQTHTRPGKPGKTAPLGRSSVHLLITNLVVPLRVAYARSLGNMEQVEAAVSLLDQLPPEHNHYTEEYETAGFRNTSAADSQALLALQRGYCASRHCVHCGIGSALLQRK
- a CDS encoding LolA family protein gives rise to the protein MKKYLALLALSVSLTSVATAQQDPKAGKILDQMSAKYQAMKAFKATFTQTLENDAAKVKENISGDITVSGQRFRLKISGQEVINNGQTMWTYMKAENEVNISDYEPEDQEISPSQIYTLYKKGYKYAYVQEAKEGGEMVDVIELSPEDRNNPVYKVRLKVGKTDKAVKSWQMFKKNGNRYTYKISKFQPNVPVDATTFNFDKTKYKGVKVIDLR
- a CDS encoding FtsK/SpoIIIE family DNA translocase, which translates into the protein MAKNTYKQQPSAAPSRTNEPRPATEPRATRNQPRSAATEPVRETRRNEPRNASTPKVPRKPLKLPVVNFNGLFSFVRDRRFQLFLGFFFLIGSIYLTIAFISFLFTGHADQSVTESVDRTPLKDAGQETGNWLGLIGAMLAQLLIQKGFGVAAFAAIPIVFFLGYKIVFRRAGVSFTYILALCLFTMLWLSVLLGYVVLSIQSPDADPSLAHSLDFLCGGVGYETAFWLDSLIGWGTVLLLAFLLISFVVFFFNVTSLNLNLRRSAGEEEDELDSTLATPAGYGNTVRAKAEQAPWQDDDNDELEAPEPDDSLGITLKRVGPLAAQQEPVEEPAYAEAVPPRTGPVVSPAFSVAAETAATVASGGLAAAVPMSVVPTVAAVAAAATAAAPAVPVATGPSFSFEMPAAEPPRPAAPAATASVPTPLSLADLVDDGTPLPAPAVVVPVASPVVAGLSFEVEDSTTTPELDPSAGADMAVIAEEAEDEEAMPTGEYDPTLDLPRYQYPTLELLNDYGVAKAQVSKEELEANKDRIVETLGHYGINIASIKATIGPTVTLYEIVPDAGVRISKIKSLEDDIALSLAALGIRIIAPIPGKGTIGIEVPNTKKEMVSIRSVFNTEKFISTEMDLPIAFGRTITNEVFVVDLAKMPHLLMAGATGQGKSVGLNVILASLIYKRHPSQLKFVLVDPKKVELSIFNKIERHFLAKLPDTEEPIITDTKKVVNTLNSLCMEMDRRYDLLKDAGCRNLKEYNRKFVERRLNPKKGHRYMPFIVLVIDELADLMMTAGKEVETPIARLAQLARAIGIHLIVATQRPSVNVITGIIKANFPCRISFKVTSKIDSRTILDAGGADQLIGQGDMLISQGSDIIRVQCAFIDTPEVDRLCDFVGEQQGYPDAYHLPEVVGESGSGNGDLEDMDPSQRDAMFEEAARVIVTHQQGSTSLLQRRLKLGYNRAGRLIDQLEHAGIVGPFEGSKAREVLIPDEYSLEQLLNSLPK